The Bacteroidales bacterium nucleotide sequence ATTTTTTAAATAGTTATGTTAAATTTTAGACTACAAAATTAGTTTATTTAATTAATTTTGCAGATAATATTTAATATGTCGAATCAACAATTAAGATTTAATCCAAAAACGATGCACTATGAAGTAGTGCGAAAGAAGCATTCGCTGTGGCGTAATTTGCTTTATGTATTATTGGTTGGCATTGCTTTCGGCTTTTTATTTGTGTTGATAGGAATTTATTTTTTCAAGTCAAGTGATGTTAAAAAAAAGGAATACGATTTAAAAGTTTATGAAAGAACATACAAGGAAAGTCAAGAAAAATATAGAAAAAATATAGCATTGCTGCGTGAGTTGGAAATGTATGACCATGAAATTTTTAGAGATATTTTTGAAGCTAGTGTTGTTGATAGTACATTGCTTAGCGATAGGCTTATAACCGAGGCTGATGCGATGAAAAAAGATCTTAATTTCACTGATTTTTTGCCAACTCTTACTGAAAAATATAAAAATATTGCAAAAGCAGCAAAGATGGAAATTGTGCGATTGAGATATGCAAATTTTTTCGTGAAGCACAATTCGGATTTGCTAAAAACATTGCCAATGCGGCTTCCATTGAGAGAAGGAACTTATTCGCTTGTGTCGGGTTTTGGAAAAAGAATTCATCCTATTTTTAAAACGACAAGGCAGCACAATGGATTAGATTTTGTTGCTAGAGCTGGCACAGATGTTTTGGCTACTGCTGATGGAATTGTTCAAAAAGCTCCCGGTAATTTAGCTGGCTACGGCACAATAGTTTTTATAAATCATAATAATGGCTATTGCACTATATATGCACAATTGTTGGAGCAAAAAGTAAGGATTGGTCAAAGTGTTAAGGCTGGCGATGTTGTCGGTTCTGTGGGTAGCACAGGTATTTCCATTGGAACGCATTTGCATTATGAAATATGGAAAAACGGGAAACCAATTGATCCAATGAAACTTATTTTTACTGTTCCGCCGATAAAATATGTGAAAATGTTGAAAATCGCATCACAATATAATCAATGCTTATCCTAAATGAATGATAAATTAAAAAAATTAACATTGTTTTCGGCTATAAATTTTGTTATAGCTAATATGGTTGGTACAGGAGTTTTTACCTCGCTTGGCTTCCAATTGATAGATATAAAAAATCCTGCTGCATTATTAATTTTATGGGCAATAGGTGGCGTAATGGCGTTGTTTGGGTCATTTGTTTATGGAGAATTAGGCGCTGCAATGCCTAGAAGTGGAGGAGAATATAATTTTTTAAGCAAAATATACAATCCTTTTCTTGGCTTTTTAGCAGGCTGGGTTTCAATTACCATAGGTTTTGCTGCTCCAGTTGCTGCGGCATGTATAGCTTTCGGGAAATATTATAATATGGCAATAGACAAGATTTCTGCTATGGCTGATGTGAGTTGGTTGCAAGCTACGCCAATGGTAGCGGGATTGATTGTGCTTTGTATTATTACTATAGTTCATTCTACATCGGTAAGAGCTGGCGGGCGTTTTCAAAATGTTTTCACAGTCTTAAAATTATTGTTTATTCTGATTTTTATAATTGCTGGTATATTTTTTATGCCTGAAAAACAAAATATTTCTTTTTTAGTTAGTTCTGAAACAGGCTTTGATATTCTTAAACCAGAATTTGCAGTTTGCTTGGTGTTTGTTTCTTACGCTTATAGCGGCTGGAATGCGTCAGCTTATTTTGTGAATGACCTGAAAAATCCAATAAAGCAGCTCCCGCGTTCTCTTATCATAGGAACATTAGTCGTTACAGTTTTATATGTTTTGCTGAATTTTGTATTTCTAATTTCAACTCCAATGGCAGAATTGGAAGGTAATCCTGAAATTGGGCTTATATCTGCAATTTATATTTTTGGCGAGAAATTAGGTGTTTTAATGGGTATATTTATTGCACTATTGCTCATTTCTAGCATAAGTTCTATGGTTTTTGCAGGTCCTCGCGTTTCTATGTCAATGGGCGAAGATTTTAAATTGATAAACGTTCTTGCTAAGAAAAACAAAAACGGAATCCCTTGGGTTGCAATGTTGGTGCAGTTTCTCATAAGTCTTATTTTAATTATTACTTCTACATTTGAATCTTTGATAACTTACACGGGCTTTGTTTTGAATATTTTTACATTTTTCACTGTCTTTGGACTATTTATTCACAGAAAAAGAAATCCAAATTCGAAAAGTGTAGCAAAAACTTGGGGATATCCCGTAACTCCGATAATATTTTTAATATTTAATTTGTGGATTACTATCTTTGTAATCTATTCTAGACCGAAAGAATCCTTATTGGGTTTTGTAACTTTGCTAATAGGTGCAATTTTTTATTACTTTTGCAATAAATCAAATAAAAAAATATAAAAATCATGAAAAATAATCTTTTAGTTCTTGTGTTGATTTCATTATTATTTTGTTCTTGTGGCGGTAAAAAAAATAATGAAAATAGTAGTAGCGATTCTTTAAAAGTTGACACTGTTGAAAATGTTGATAAGCTTGTATTAAATCATTTTTATAATGATATAGCTCGTTTTGTAGCAGGAATGCCACTTGATGAATCTAGCTTTTTGAAAAAATATACCGAAAAAAATGAATGGAAGGAATATGCGTCAAATATTGATAAAAGCTGGAATAATTTTGAAAAAGAAAAGTTAGATGTTATTGAAACGTGGGTAGGAAAGGAATTTGAGGATATAAATAAAAATACAAAAAATGTTTTTTATCCGTTTAGTGGACCTGATTTTGTGTACATGTATTCTTTCTTGCCAAATGCAGAAAATTATTTTATGGTTGCTCTAGAGCCTGTTGGAAAAATACCAAATATTGAGAAAATAGATAACAATATGAATTCATTTTTCGGTGCGTTAAATAATGCAATAAGAGATAATTTGAATTTGAGTTTCTTTATTACCAAAAATATGAAAGGGCAAATGAATAATGCGCAAATAAAAGGAACTATTCCGGTTTTATTGTTCTTTATGGCTCGTATGAATTTACATATTCAAGATATAGTGCCTGCAAGCATTTCAAAAGATGGAAAAATGTCTTTGAGTTCAAATGATAAAGAATCTGCTGATAAAGCTTTTACACATGGTGTCGAAATTTCTTTTGTAAAAAGCGGAGAAAAAAAAATTTCAAAACTATACTATTTTAGCGTAAGTATCCGAAACGATGGATTTGAAGCTATGCCTGAAGCGGAAACTTTTATAAAATCTTTGCCTACAGATATGACCACTATTGTAAAATCAAGCTCTTATTGCATGCACGAAGATAAATATAACAAGATAAGAGATATGGTTTTATCTCATTCGAAATATTTAATTCAAGATGATAGTGGCGTTCCATATAGATTTTTTAATCAAAACGATTGGACTTTCAATTATTATGGAGTATATACCAAGCCAATTCCTGTTTTCGCTCATTTTTATCAAGATGACATGAGAAAAATTTGGCCACAAAACAATACAAAATTGAACTTTAGATTTGGATACAATGCTGAATCTAATATAATTGTAGCAAAAAGAAAATAGAATTATGGTTAAAATAAAGAATAGTTTTTTTGTAATATTTAGCTTAGTATTTCTTTCTTTTTTTTCTAATGTTTATGCTCAATGGGAAAAGGCTTATCCTATTGATACGATTGAATTAAATGGTGAACAAATCGTTTTGTATAGCGATAATGTGTGGACATCAATGCTTACTTTAGATGCACAGGAAAGAGATAAAAATTTTACTGATACATCGCAAATATTCACAAAGTACTGGAATGATTATACTTTTACGTATATGGAGGCGAAAAATGAGACATTTCCAGATACTATAAAAATTATTTTAGTAGATAGTGTTAGAAAATTTTCTCCACCACTGTTAGGCGGGATTACATCTGGTTTTGGCTGGCGTTCTAGGCGTGCTCATAAAGGTGTAGATATTGGGCTGGATTTTGGCACTCCTATTCGAGCCGCTTTTGATGGTAAAGTAAGGTATGCTAAATATAATACAGGAGGCTATGGTTATTTAGTTATAATAAGGCATTTTAATGGCTTGGAAACATATTATGCTCATTTGTCTAAAATTTATGTGCAACGAAATGAAATTGTAAAGGCAGGGCAGGTAATAGGTGGCGGAGGAAACTCTGGCGCTCATTGGACTGGACCGCATTTGCATTTTGAATGTAGATATTTTGATAGCCCTTTTGACCCGATGAAAATTATGAGATTTGACTCGACAATGCTGAAAATGGACACTTTGCTATTGGTTGCTGAAGATTTTAAAATAACAAAATCGCATAAGGCTTTTTTGAAAGAAGGTCCGGAATCTAGTGAGGATAATGGTAGTTCAGAAGTAGCTTATAGACCAACATATGCAAAAGGTTCTTATCATGTTGTTAGGCAAGGAGATACTCTTTCAGCGATTGCACGCAAGTATGGAACGACTGTTGAAAGATTGTGTCTTTTAAATAATATTAGCAAAAATTCAATATTACAATTAGGGCAAAGAATTATATTTAAATAATTTTTAAGCTGATTGTTTAAGTTATAGCTCCATTGTTAATTTAACGATGGAGTTTTTTTATTTCCTTAATCTCCTAAAAATCCCAACCCTTTTACTATTGGATTTAAGTGATAGGCATCATCTTCTGTTAGTTGTAGCCAGCCAACTAGCCCGAAAGATGTTCGCAACAAGTAATTCATCATTTGTTTTTTTATGCCGTTTTCATCTGTGCCTGTTTCTGGTTCGGCAAGTAGCACTTCAACCTCGTAGCCTATGGGTAAAGTAGCAACCACTTCGCCACTATTATTTTTTTGGCTGTAGAGTTTAATTGGTTTTAGGAGTTTGCCTTTCACATCAACATAATAGAATGGTTGCGGAATTTCGGTAACTTTTCCGTTTGCTAATTGAAATTTCATTCGTTGGTTGAACATTTTGTTCATGTTGCCAGATGTGTAAATAATCCCAGATGAATTAATGCACACTTCTTCTGCAAATTCTTTCCAAATGGGCTTGTTGTCTTTGTCAGTAATTGAAAACATGGGGTCAATACTTGGTCCGGGCGTGTAAAAGATGTTGACATGTTCGTTCATTGAAGCGTTTTTGTACGTGCCAAGCAATATTAGGTCGGCGTATTCATCAGCTTCGTAGCAAGGGTCAGTTTTGGGTAGAGTATGACAATTTTTAAAAATAGGCGTGAACGATGCTGGTTCGTAACCAAAGCGTGAATCATCTTTTCTAATTATGTTAGCGTTTTTCCATGTGAATTGTGGAAATGATTTTTCTGCTTGTGCCCAAAGCATTTGCATGGGTAGCAATA carries:
- a CDS encoding M23 family metallopeptidase translates to MSNQQLRFNPKTMHYEVVRKKHSLWRNLLYVLLVGIAFGFLFVLIGIYFFKSSDVKKKEYDLKVYERTYKESQEKYRKNIALLRELEMYDHEIFRDIFEASVVDSTLLSDRLITEADAMKKDLNFTDFLPTLTEKYKNIAKAAKMEIVRLRYANFFVKHNSDLLKTLPMRLPLREGTYSLVSGFGKRIHPIFKTTRQHNGLDFVARAGTDVLATADGIVQKAPGNLAGYGTIVFINHNNGYCTIYAQLLEQKVRIGQSVKAGDVVGSVGSTGISIGTHLHYEIWKNGKPIDPMKLIFTVPPIKYVKMLKIASQYNQCLS
- a CDS encoding amino acid permease, with product MNDKLKKLTLFSAINFVIANMVGTGVFTSLGFQLIDIKNPAALLILWAIGGVMALFGSFVYGELGAAMPRSGGEYNFLSKIYNPFLGFLAGWVSITIGFAAPVAAACIAFGKYYNMAIDKISAMADVSWLQATPMVAGLIVLCIITIVHSTSVRAGGRFQNVFTVLKLLFILIFIIAGIFFMPEKQNISFLVSSETGFDILKPEFAVCLVFVSYAYSGWNASAYFVNDLKNPIKQLPRSLIIGTLVVTVLYVLLNFVFLISTPMAELEGNPEIGLISAIYIFGEKLGVLMGIFIALLLISSISSMVFAGPRVSMSMGEDFKLINVLAKKNKNGIPWVAMLVQFLISLILIITSTFESLITYTGFVLNIFTFFTVFGLFIHRKRNPNSKSVAKTWGYPVTPIIFLIFNLWITIFVIYSRPKESLLGFVTLLIGAIFYYFCNKSNKKI
- a CDS encoding peptidoglycan DD-metalloendopeptidase family protein, with the translated sequence MVKIKNSFFVIFSLVFLSFFSNVYAQWEKAYPIDTIELNGEQIVLYSDNVWTSMLTLDAQERDKNFTDTSQIFTKYWNDYTFTYMEAKNETFPDTIKIILVDSVRKFSPPLLGGITSGFGWRSRRAHKGVDIGLDFGTPIRAAFDGKVRYAKYNTGGYGYLVIIRHFNGLETYYAHLSKIYVQRNEIVKAGQVIGGGGNSGAHWTGPHLHFECRYFDSPFDPMKIMRFDSTMLKMDTLLLVAEDFKITKSHKAFLKEGPESSEDNGSSEVAYRPTYAKGSYHVVRQGDTLSAIARKYGTTVERLCLLNNISKNSILQLGQRIIFK